In one Balaenoptera musculus isolate JJ_BM4_2016_0621 chromosome 2, mBalMus1.pri.v3, whole genome shotgun sequence genomic region, the following are encoded:
- the PPP4R3A gene encoding serine/threonine-protein phosphatase 4 regulatory subunit 3A isoform X2 gives MTDTRRRVKVYTLNEDRQWDDRGTGHVSSGYVERLKGMSLLVRAESDGSLLLESKINPNTAYQKQQDTLIVWSEAENYDLALSFQEKAGCDEIWEKICQVQGKDPSVDITQDLVDESEEERFDDMSSPGLELPSCELSRLEEIAELVASSLPSPLRREKLALALENEGYIKKLLELFHVCEDLENIEGLHHLYEIIKGIFLLNRTALFEVMFSEECIMDVIGCLEYDPALSQPRKHREFLTKTAKFKEVIPISDPELKQKIHQTYRVQYIQDMVLPTPSVFEENMLSTLHSFIFFNKVEIVGMLQEDEKFLTDLFAQLTDEATDEEKRQELVNFLKEFCAFSQTLQPQNRDAFFKTLSNMGILPALEVILGMDDTQVRSAATDIFSYLVEYNPSMVREFVMQEAQQNDDVSKKLTEQKITSKDILLINLIIEHMICDTDPELGGAVQLMGLLRTLVDPENMLATANKTEKTEFLGFFYKHCMHVLTAPLLANTTEDKPSKDDFQTAQLLALVLELLTFCVEHHTYHIKNYIINKDILRRVLVLMASKHAFLALCALRFKRKIIGLKDEFYNRYIMKSFLFEPVVKAFLNNGSRYNLMNSAIIEMFEFIRVEDIKSLTAHVIENYWKALEDVDYVQTFKGLKLRFEQQRERQDNPKLDSMRSILRNHRYRRDARTLEDEEEMWFNTDEDDMEDGEAVVSPSDKTKNDDDIMDPISKFMERKKLKESEEKEVLLKTNLSGRQSPSFKLSLSSGTKTTLSSQSPATNLPGSPGSPGSPGSPGSPGSIPKNTSQTAAITTKEGSKFYHQKCRKDIISEKTNSFGRLMFPRTSS, from the exons gTTCTCTACTTTTAGAGTCCAAAATAAATCCTAATACTGCATACCAGAAACAACAG GACACTTTGATTGTGTGGTCTGAAGCAGAAAATTATGACTTGGCCCTTAGCTTTCAAGAAAAAGCTGGATGTGATgaaatttgggagaaaatatgtcag GTTCAAGGAAAGGACCCATCAGTGGACATCACTCAGGACCTTGTAGATGAGTCTGAAGAGGAGCGTTTTGATGATATGTCATCGCCAGGTTTAGAATTGCCATCTTGTGAATTAAGTCGCCTTGAGGAAATTGCAGAACTTGTGGCATCATCTTTACCTTCCCCCCTGCGTCGTGAAAAACTTGCACTAGCACTGGAAAATGAGGGTTACATTAAAAAGCTCTTAGAGCTTTTTCATGTATGTGaggatttggaaaatattgaaggACTGCACCACTTGTATGAAATTATCAAAGGCATCTTCCTCTTGAATCGAACTGCTCTTTTTGAAGTTATGTTCTCTGAGGAATGTATAATGGACGTCATTGGATGCTTAGAATATGATCCTGCTTTATCACAACCACGAAAACATAGGGAATTTCTAACAAAGACAGCCAAATTTAAAGAAGTGATTCCCATATCAGATCCTGAGCTGAAACAAAAAATTCATCAGACATACAGAGTTCAGTATATACAAGACATGGTTCTACCTACCCCTTCagtctttgaagaaaatatgttATCAACACTTcactcttttatctttttcaataAGGTAGAAATTGTTGGTATGTTACAG gaagatgaaaaatttctgacaGATTTGTTTGCACAGCTAACAGATGAAgcaacagatgaggaaaaaagaCAGGAATTG gttaactttttaaaagaattttgtgcGTTCTCCCAAACGCTACAACCTCAAAACAGAGATGCTTTTTTCAAGACTTTGTCAAACATGGGTATATTACCAGCTTTAGAAGTCATCCTT GGCATGGATGATACACAGGTGCGAAGTGCTGCTACTGATATATTCTCATACTTGGTTGAATATAATCCATCCATGGTACGAGAGTTTGTCATGCAGGAGGCACAACAGAATGATGATGTAAGTAAGAAGTTAACAGAGCAAAAAATAACCAGCAAG GATATTTTGCTCATCAACCTCATTATAGAACATATGATTTGTGATACAGACCCTGAACTTGGAGGAGCAGTCCAGCTTATGGGCCTCCTTCGAACATTAGTTGACCCAGAAAACATGTTAGCTACTGCCAAT aaaacagaaaagactgaATTTCTGGGTTTCTTCTATAAGCACTGTATGCATGTCCTTACTGCTCCCTTACTGGCAAATACAACAGAAGACAAACCTAGCAAAG atgaTTTTCAGACTGCCCAGTTGTTGGCACTTGTATTggaattgttaacattttgtgtgGAGCACCATACCTACCACATAAAGAACTACATTATTAATAAGGACATTCTCCGGAGAGTGTTAGTTCTTATGGCCTCGAAGCATGCTTTCTTGGCATTAT GTGCTCTTCGTTTTAAGAGAAAGATTATTGGATTAAAAGATGAGTTTTACAACCGCTACATAatgaaaagttttttgtttgaaCCAGTAGTCAAAGCATTTCTCAACAATGGATCCCGCTACAATCTGATGAACTCTGCCATAATAGAAATGTTTGAATTTATTAGAGTG GAAGATATAAAATCATTAACTGCTCATGTAATTGAAAATTACTGGAAAGCACTGGAAGATGTAGATTATGTACAAACATTTAAAGGATTGAAACTGAGATTTGAACAACAAAGAGAAAGGCAAGATAATCCCAAACTTGACAG TATGCGTTCCATTTTGAGGAATCATAGATATCGAAGAGACGCCAGAACACTAGAAGATGAAGAGGAGATGTGGTTCAACACAGATGAAGATGACATGGAAGATGGAGAAGCTGTCGTGTCTCCATCTGACAAAACTAAGAATGATGATGACATTATGGATCCAATAAGTAAATTCATGGAGAGGAAGAAAT TAAAAGAAAGTGAGGAAAAGGAGGTGCTTCTGAAAACGAATCTTTCTGGTCGGCAGAGCCCAAGTTTCAAGCTTTCCCTCTCTAGTGGAACAAAGACTACCCTCTCCAGCCAGTCACCTGCAACAAATCTGCCTGGTTCTCCAGGCTCACCTGGATCCCCAGGATCTCCAGGCTCTCCTGGATCCATCCCTAAAAATACATCTCAGACGGCAGCTATTACTACCAAG GAAGGATCAAAATTTTACCACCAAAAATGTAGGAAAGACATAATCTCAGAAAAAACCAATTCTTTTGGCCGCCTTATGTTTCCCCGGACTAGCAGTTAA